The Paramisgurnus dabryanus chromosome 3, PD_genome_1.1, whole genome shotgun sequence genome includes a window with the following:
- the LOC135733159 gene encoding histo-blood group ABO system transferase-like yields MRLNFYHFVFVGVLLIGRIDVTSMTPWLAPIVWEGTFDPTLIDSIYKQQNITIATTVFALGKYTRFLRDFLESAEQHYFVGFRMHCYLLTDQPEAVPDVKLGIERQLRVRTVPRMYRWQDITMGRMGMIAKLTENELATEADYIFCLDVDTKFYGHWSVEALGSLVGVIHPWFYNYQRNQFTYERRPESQAFIRAEEGDYYYAGGAFGGSVQEVHKLTRPFSEQQNIDAANSIEAVWHDESHLNKYFLYNKPTKVLSPEYLWRNINARTNEVTTIRFYIVNKNNDEVRSNF; encoded by the exons ATGCGACTTAATTTCtatcattttgtgtttgttggCGTGTTGCTGATTGG tcgaATAGATGTCACTTCTATGACACCATGGTTGGCGCCAATTGTTTGGGAGGGAACCTTTGATCCTACACTGATCGACTCTATCTATAAACAACAAAACATCACTATAGCCACTACAGTTTTTGCTTTGGGAAA aTATACACGTTTTCTCAGAGATTTTCTCGAGTCAGCTGAGCAGCATTATTTTGTTGGATTTCGGATGCATTGTTACTTGTTAACAGATCAACCAGAAGCGGTTCCTGATGTAAAGCTCGGCATTGAACGTCAGTTGAGGGTGCGGACAGTCCCGAGAATGTATAGGTGGCAGGACATTACTATGGGAAGGATGGGAATGATTGCAAAACTAACTGAGAATGAACTGGCAACTGAGGCTGACTACATTTTCTGCCTTGATGTGGATACAAAGTTTTATGGCCACTGGAGTGTGGAGGCCTTAGGCAGTCTTGTAGGAGTGATTCATCCTTGGTTCTATAATTATCAACGGAATCAATTTACCTATGAACGTAGACCAGAGTCGCAAGCATTTATTCGGGCTGAAGAAGGTGATTATTATTACGCTGGTGGTGCGTTTGGTGGCTCAGTGCAGGAAGTGCATAAGCTCACCAGACCCTTCAGTGAGCAGCAGAATATTGATGCTGCTAATTCCATTGAGGCAGTATGGCACGATGAGTCTCActtaaacaaatattttctttacaatAAACCCACTAAGGTGCTCTCACCTGAGTATCTGTGGAGAAATATTAATGCCAGAACAAATGAAGTGACAACAATTCGCTTctatattgtaaataaaaataatgatgaGGTTCGCTCAAACTTTTAA